Below is a genomic region from Persicimonas caeni.
TACATCCGGATTCTGAGCGGCAGCCCACATTGTCCTCCGAGGTTCGACGTTCTTGTGGAAGTGCCCTAGAAACTCCCCAACGGGCGCGGCTTCTTGCGTACGTCTATTTGCAATTGGTCGCGGCGTACGACGCAGACAGAAACGACGACTGCACCATGCCGGCTGAATACGAGCCAGTGTACGAGCATGCTCCCGTCGATCTCTACCTACGATTCCCAGACCACAACCCGACATGGCACAAATTCGAGGTCGAGCGAGGAGTACTCGGGCAAGAGCGACGGGGGGAGACGGCCTGGTTTGTAAGTGTAGAGGACTCGGAAGGCGGCACATTCATCTGGGAAGTCCCGTTCTATCTTGGTGAGAATGCCCGAATCTCTATCTACGGCCCGGAGTGCTTCCCGCTCGATCCGTATCCACCCGCACAATGGGATGCCGCCAAGCTACGCGAGCGCTTTGGAAGAATTGAGCTGCGAGTCGAACAGGCTGAGAGCGGCATTTCCAAAGAGATCTCATCGCCTTACTTCGACATAGTCGGTGTAGGGGTTCCGCAATTGCGCCATTCAGGAACCCTCGCTGTGTGGGCTAGGTGTTATATCCGCACTTAGCCCCAAGGTGCCCCCTCAAAAACTCGAAATTCTTGAACCGCCTCGGACTAACACAATGAGGCTCTCAATTGTCACAGGTCCCAGACCCGTTGTTGGCGATGGCTACATCGTCACCCGAGAGGCCGTGCTTGTCTGCAAGCGCTTCGGCCTGACAGCGCGGTAGCTTCGGGTTGTCCTCAACACCTAGTCCAGAGAGCTCTTCGAGGCCGGACAGTGCTTCGATGCTGCGAAGTTCGTCGTTGTATTCGAGTATCATCGCAGAAATCTTTTTCAGGGATTCGAGACCCGCCAAACTCTGCAGGTTGTCGGAGTCGATCAGTTCCATATTCGACCCGATCTCGCGAAGCGAACTCAGAGCCTCGATACTGGTGAGTGAATCACAGTAGCGAATGTAGAACACATCGTTGATCCGCTCGAGACTCTCGAGCCCATGCAGACTCTCCAGAGTATTTGCGTCATCAAGGTCGATGCTGTTCACGGCCTTCAACCCTTTGAGAACAGCCAAATCCTTGGGACGAATATCGTCGCCCGCCGCGAATGGACCCGTGAGACTTACTCCTGTACCGAGTTTGTCGCAGGTGGACTCGCAGAAAGCTTCGACGCTGTCTCGGTCGTCAAGAAATAGGCCATTTTGCTCCTCGTAGGTGCAGTCGTCGAATGTATCGAGTTGTAAGCGGGGACAATCGATTGAGGACCAGGAGGTCGTCTCGACCTCTCCCCCATTCTCTTCGCCGCCGCACCCGGAGGCAATTCCAACGAGAATGGTGAACAGCAGGATGGTCACAGCAGGGTATCTTTGGTTTGTCATGATAGATTCGGTGTGTGCGAAGCGTTGTTCTCTTATGCGTTGACGGTAAAGTACTACGCCGGAACTCGGTTGCCGCGTCAGAAACGCGTTCAGCTCGCACGAAATCTTCAAGCCCGCTCCTCTTCCACTTCCTGCAACACCCCGTGAAACTGCTGTTCGGTCAGCCCGAGCTGGGCGCGCAGCCGCTCGAGGAGTTCGACCTCCTCAAATTGGACCGTCTCGTCGGCCGCCGCCATGTATGCGGCCTGGCGCACCAGCGCGATGGCCGTCTCCTCGTCGCGGTAGCCCTCCCAATTGAGTTCGGGGGGCGGCTCGGAGAACCAGCCGGTGACCTCGGGGGCCGATTCACTGCGCTGGACCAGGTCCATCAAAAAGGTGCGCTCGCGATCGCGCAACTCGCCGTCGGCCCAGGCCACGGCGAACAAAGTTTGGAATACGTCCTTCATGTCGATTGATCCCATCGGTGAGCCCTCGCGCTCGTTGAAGTCATATAGAAAATTTCCAGTCCCCTTGAATCGCGGGACCGGTTTGAGGCATCATAAGGGTAGCCCGAACATGCGCCAACCACGGTGGGCCTGAAAAGATTAAATCTTTTTGACCCGCCGCGCGTATGTTTAGGATGTAGATAAGGCTTCCATGCAAGCAGTCACTCACGCGCACCGCGCTGAAACCGGTCTCATGAATGTTTGGCGAGACAAATGGTTGCGGATCTTCACCGCCTCGGCCGTCTTCTGGATGGCTCTGGTGCTGACTCCGCGTGCCTGGGTCGACGACGTGCAGACCCAGGAGAGCGCCGAGGTGCCCGTGCGCCTTCTCGACCAGCCCGACGACTGCCTGTGGTGCGAGCCGTACCACGCCGTCGAGCCGGTCAACTGCACCGACGAGGAGCAGGACAAGCCCGTCTGGCTCAATCCCGACGAGCTCCAACAGCCGCAATCGGCGCCCTGCTTGGACAAAAAAGCCGACGAGAAGCCCAGCGCGTAGCCCATCGAATTGCCCGGGCCACTGGACATTCCCCGCCGTCTGCACCATATCTATAAGCAACTCAAGCTATCTTCTTGGGGATTTCCCCGGAAATCTCTGCTCCTATATTGAAAAATTGAGATTCACAGATCGGGTCCGTACGACCCACGAACACGGTTTTGTAACATGACTGAAGAACAAAGCACCCGCTCCCACGGCCGAAAGGGCTCGAACGTCCCGGCGCCGCCGGAGCACGATTATGTACGTTTTATCCCGCTGGGCGGCCTCGACGAGGTCGGCATGAACTGCGCCATCATCGAGTGCAACGGCTCGATGCTCTTGGTCGATTGCGGGCTGACCTTCCCGGAGGACGAATTCGGCGTCGACATCATCCTGCCGGATTGGACCTACGTGATGGACAACCTGGACCGCCTCGACGCGGTCTTGCTCACCCACGGCCACGAAGACCACATCGGCGCCCTGCCCTTCTTTTTGCAGGAGGTCGACGTGCCGGTCTACAGCGGCCGGCTGACCCTGTCGATGCTCTACAGCAAGCTGCAGTCGCATAACCTGGCCGGCGAGGTCGATCTGTTTCCGGTCGAGCCCGGCGAGCTTATCGAGCTCGGCCCCTTCGTCATCGAGTTTGTCCACATCAACCACTCGGTGCCCAACGCGATGAGCATCGCGCTGAAGACCCCGCTGGGGAACTTCATCTTCACCGGCGACTGGAAGCTCGACCAGACGCCCATCTACGAGCCGCCGATGGATATCCAGCGCTTCGCCGCGCTGGGCACCGAAGGCGTCGTGGGTCTGTTCGGCGACAGCACCAACTCGGAAGTCCCGGGCATGTCCACCAGCGAAGCGGTGGTCCACCAGGGGCTTCGCGACGTGCTCGAGGCGGCCGAAGGCCGCGTCATCGTCGCGCAATTCTCGTCGAATATCTTCCGCGTGCGCGGCATGCTCGAGTTGGCCAAGGAGCAAGGCCGCAAGGTGGCGCTCTTGGGCCGCAGCCTCAACCGGAACTTCAACCTCGCCCGCGAGGAAGGCTTCATGAAGCTTCCCGGCGAGGACGTGCTCATCGACGCACGCGACATCGAAGATTACCCGGACAAGGAACTCCTGGTCATCTCGACCGGCAGCCAGGCCGAGCCGCGCGCCAGCCTCACCCGCATGGGCCTCGGCGACCACTACCAAATCTCGGTCAAAAAGAGCGACACTATCGTGGTGAGCGCGCGTAAGATTCCGGGCAACGAGCGCGGCATCTACAACATGCTCAACAACCTGGCGAAGTTCGGCGCGACCATCATCACCGCCAACGACGCGCCCATCCACTCGACGGGCCACGCCAAGCAGGAAGAGATCAAGTTGATGCTCAACCTGACCACGCCCGAGTATCTGGTGCCGGTGCACGGCGAGTATCGCATGCGCAAGCGCCACGCCGAGCTCGGCAAGGCCGTGGGCATCGAGAACCAGCAGCTCATCGAGAACGGCGACGTGCTCGAGTTCGACCACACCGGCGCTCGCGTCGTCGGTCACGTGCACACCGGACGCCTGCTCGTCGACGGCAAGTACACCGGCGACCTCGAGGAGATGGTCCTGCGCGACCGCGCCAAGCTGGCCAACTCGGGGATCATCGTGGCGTTCGTGGTCATGGACCGCGATACCGGTGGCGTAACCGCGGCGCCCAACTTGATGCAAAAAGGCTTTATCGGTGAGACCGAGATCGATCACCTGATGGACGAGGCGTCCGACTACGCCCTCGACGCCATCCGCCAGCTCTCCGAGCAGGCTCGCCGCGACACCAACGAGGTGCGCGAGGCGGTCAGAAGCTCGATCCGACGCTTCTTCCGAAAGAGCATCGACCGCAAGCCGGTCGTCATCCCGGTGGTGCACGAGGTGTAAGACACCCACGCACACCCGAGCACAGTTGCATCTGTACCCGCGGCCGCGCGTCTGCTACCAATTTATCCGACATCTTTGTTGGATATGATTGGCACGGACCGCGGCCGCGCGTCGTTGTCCGGCCCCCTGGCGCTGGTGACAATGATGATGCCCCGCTCGTTCGCATTCGCCGCTGCATATTTGGCACTGCTGCTCACCCACTTCCCCGCCTCGACCGCACAGGCGACGGAGCTGCGCCGCCCCTTCGCCGAGAGCATCGCGCTGGGCTACGGCTTCGACAACAACTACTCGCGAAGCGGCTGCACCGACTACAATTGCGGCAGCATCTGCTACGACGGCCACACGGGCGCGGACTTCCCGCTCGTGGTGGGCACGGACGTACTGGCGTCCGCTCCGGGTACGGTCGTCGCCACCTACAACGGCTGCTCGAACTACGGTTATGTGGGCAACACCTGCGGCGGGCGCTGCGGCAACTACGTCAAGATTCGCCACCCCGACGGCGAATACACCCTCTACTGCCACATGAAGAAGGGCTCGCTTGTCGTCTCCAACGGAGACTCGGTCGACTGCGGCGAAAAAATCGGCGAGTCCGCGAGCTCCGGAAGCTCGAGCGGGCCGCACCTGCACCTGGCATGGCGAACGAGCAGCAACGTCGGTCAAGACCCTTATGCAGGCGCTTGCACGAACTCGCCAGGCGCCTGGCGTGACCAGAATGGCTATCGCGACCCCGTGGGTGCCTCCTGCGGCTGCTCGCCGAGCACCGAGGTCTGCGACGGCTCGGACAACGACTGCGACGGCGAGGCCGACGAAGACGAGGTCTGCGAGGTCGACCTGCTGGTCGAGGCGCCCATGAGCTACGCGCCGCCCAAAACGACGGACGTCAACGGCGACGGCCTCCAAGACGTCTGCGCGCGCTTCGGCGCCGGCTGGGGCTGCTATCTGGCCACGGGCGACGGCTGGGGCGAGCGCGTCACGTCGAACAAAATGAGCGACGACGGCGGCTGGGGAAGCCGGCACTACTACGCCACGATTCGCACCGGCGACGTCGACGGCGACGGCTTGGCCGACGTGTGCGGCCGCCACTCGCGAAACGGCTACCAGTGCTGGCGCTCGACCGGCTCGGGCTTCGAGCACTACGCCGACGCCCCCGGCTACACCAACGACGACGGCTGGACCGACCCGGGCTACTACACCACCTTCCGCCTGGCCGACGTCAACGGCGACGGCAAGGACGACGTGTGCGCCCGCGGCCCCGACGGCTGGAGTTGCCAACTGTCGACCGGCTCGGGCTTCGGCGACACCGTCGACGGGCCGGATTGGACCGACGACGTCGGCTACAACCACGCCTGGTATTACGGCACGATTCGCACCGGCGACATCAACGCCGACGGCAAAGACGACGTGTGCATCCGCCACTCGCGCGGCTATCGCTGCTACACGTCCAACGGCCAGGGCTTCGACCATTTCGCCGACATCGCCGACCTGTCGAACGACGGCGGCTGGACCGACGCCAAATACTGGTCGACGATTCGCCTGGCCGACTACGACGGCGACGGCAAAGACGACGTCTGCGCGCGCTTCTACGGCGGCTACCGCTGCATGCGCACAACCGACTCGGGCTTCGAAGCCCCCGAGCATCTGCGCAGCTTGAGCGACGACAGCGGCTGGGGCGACCGCGACAACTACTCGACCTTCCGCGTCGGGGACCTGAACCTCGACGGCGCCGACGACTTCTGCGTGCGCGCCAACGCCAACATGACCTGCTTCGGCAAGGAGGTCGGCGGCGACGTCTTCCGCTTCGGCGGGCCGACCTGGTCCGACGACAACGGCTGGGACGAGGCGCGCTACTACCAAACGATCGCCATGACCGACCTCGACAACGACCGGCGCCGCGACCTGTGCGCGCGCAGCAAAGACGGCCTCAACTGCGTGCTGCGCACCGACGACGGCTTCGAGCCCATCGCACGCCTGGACGACTTTACGAACGACAGCGGCTGGGGCGTCATCGAGCACTGGAGCACGCTGCGGCTGGGCAGCGGCGAGTGCCGCGCGGAGTTGTGTAACGGCTTCGACGATGATTGCGACGGCGAGGTCGACGAGGGCGGCGTCTGCAGCACGGGCGAAGACGCCGGCAATGGTGGAAACGCCGACGCGGGCTCGCCCGACGGCGGCTCGGCAGATGCCGGCGCACCGGACACCGGCCGGACCGACTCGGACGCCTCCGGCGGCGACGTCGCCTACGACGACGCCGCGTCCACCGGCGGTGCGTCGACTTACGCCGGCAAGGCCGCCTGCTCGACGGGCACCGGCTCGGCGCGATCCACGCCGCTTCTGCTCGCGCTCCTGCTCCCACTGCTCCTCATCTGGCGCCGCCGACGCAAAGCAGTCCCTGCCCTGCTCGCCGTCGGCTTGCTGACCCTCGTCGGTTGCGACAAGGGTGAGCCGACGCCCGATGATTCAGCCAACGCCAACACCCAGACACAGTCGTCCGCGCTGACCTCAGCCGAGGCGCCCGCCGCATCGAA
It encodes:
- a CDS encoding leucine-rich repeat domain-containing protein; the protein is MTILLFTILVGIASGCGGEENGGEVETTSWSSIDCPRLQLDTFDDCTYEEQNGLFLDDRDSVEAFCESTCDKLGTGVSLTGPFAAGDDIRPKDLAVLKGLKAVNSIDLDDANTLESLHGLESLERINDVFYIRYCDSLTSIEALSSLREIGSNMELIDSDNLQSLAGLESLKKISAMILEYNDELRSIEALSGLEELSGLGVEDNPKLPRCQAEALADKHGLSGDDVAIANNGSGTCDN
- a CDS encoding ribonuclease J — its product is MTEEQSTRSHGRKGSNVPAPPEHDYVRFIPLGGLDEVGMNCAIIECNGSMLLVDCGLTFPEDEFGVDIILPDWTYVMDNLDRLDAVLLTHGHEDHIGALPFFLQEVDVPVYSGRLTLSMLYSKLQSHNLAGEVDLFPVEPGELIELGPFVIEFVHINHSVPNAMSIALKTPLGNFIFTGDWKLDQTPIYEPPMDIQRFAALGTEGVVGLFGDSTNSEVPGMSTSEAVVHQGLRDVLEAAEGRVIVAQFSSNIFRVRGMLELAKEQGRKVALLGRSLNRNFNLAREEGFMKLPGEDVLIDARDIEDYPDKELLVISTGSQAEPRASLTRMGLGDHYQISVKKSDTIVVSARKIPGNERGIYNMLNNLAKFGATIITANDAPIHSTGHAKQEEIKLMLNLTTPEYLVPVHGEYRMRKRHAELGKAVGIENQQLIENGDVLEFDHTGARVVGHVHTGRLLVDGKYTGDLEEMVLRDRAKLANSGIIVAFVVMDRDTGGVTAAPNLMQKGFIGETEIDHLMDEASDYALDAIRQLSEQARRDTNEVREAVRSSIRRFFRKSIDRKPVVIPVVHEV
- a CDS encoding peptidoglycan DD-metalloendopeptidase family protein gives rise to the protein MPRSFAFAAAYLALLLTHFPASTAQATELRRPFAESIALGYGFDNNYSRSGCTDYNCGSICYDGHTGADFPLVVGTDVLASAPGTVVATYNGCSNYGYVGNTCGGRCGNYVKIRHPDGEYTLYCHMKKGSLVVSNGDSVDCGEKIGESASSGSSSGPHLHLAWRTSSNVGQDPYAGACTNSPGAWRDQNGYRDPVGASCGCSPSTEVCDGSDNDCDGEADEDEVCEVDLLVEAPMSYAPPKTTDVNGDGLQDVCARFGAGWGCYLATGDGWGERVTSNKMSDDGGWGSRHYYATIRTGDVDGDGLADVCGRHSRNGYQCWRSTGSGFEHYADAPGYTNDDGWTDPGYYTTFRLADVNGDGKDDVCARGPDGWSCQLSTGSGFGDTVDGPDWTDDVGYNHAWYYGTIRTGDINADGKDDVCIRHSRGYRCYTSNGQGFDHFADIADLSNDGGWTDAKYWSTIRLADYDGDGKDDVCARFYGGYRCMRTTDSGFEAPEHLRSLSDDSGWGDRDNYSTFRVGDLNLDGADDFCVRANANMTCFGKEVGGDVFRFGGPTWSDDNGWDEARYYQTIAMTDLDNDRRRDLCARSKDGLNCVLRTDDGFEPIARLDDFTNDSGWGVIEHWSTLRLGSGECRAELCNGFDDDCDGEVDEGGVCSTGEDAGNGGNADAGSPDGGSADAGAPDTGRTDSDASGGDVAYDDAASTGGASTYAGKAACSTGTGSARSTPLLLALLLPLLLIWRRRRKAVPALLAVGLLTLVGCDKGEPTPDDSANANTQTQSSALTSAEAPAASKLLAVYGDWSLRGTLQPVPENSDAAPRYATTLLRDGKPQSWPLDDAFITNAVFVPGDTPKLAARLSNGRLVLASLAEETVSDTVSELDDGVGFVVSAAADGCCIAYMRGDMGMQSSLHVYAVDGSRSRELTVEQNGWSPAISPDGSKVAYVAPTSEGETGFYVHDFNTSQTRRLDVAEGAFPSGPQPPFWTDRGIAFAAERGAYIVDLQGGILESAATTDGLLVDYSTGRFVDATGAEIKLSVSQ